The following DNA comes from Winogradskyella sp. PG-2.
CAAAAACTGGCTTATAAAATGGCAGATGATATTTATGCTTGGACTATAGATTTTAGAAGATTACAAAAAGGGGATCGCTTTAAAGTAATATACACAGATAAGTATATTGATGATTCTATTTATGCTGGTGTGCATAATGTAAAAGCTGCTTATTTTGAACATAATGGGGATTCTTTATATGCTTTTGAGTTTGAAACAGACTCTATAAAAGGGATTAGAGATTATTTTAATGAGAACGCTAAGAATCTGAGAAGAGCATTTCTTAAAGCACCTGTTCAGTTTAGTAGAATATCTTCTCGTTATAATTTAAAACGTCGTATTGCCCTCTATGGTAATAGAATTAGACCTCATAAAGGGACTGACTTTGCCGCGCCAGTAGGAACACCTATAATGGCAACTGCAAATGGAACAGTAATAGAATCTACAAGAAGAGGAGGGAATGGTAAATATGTTAAGATTAGGCATAATGATACCTACACAACGCAGTACCTTCATATGAGTAAGAGATTGGTTAAGAAAGGGCAATTTGTAAAGCAAGGTGATATTATAGGTAAAGTTGGAATGACAGGTAATACAGGTGGCCCACATGTCTGTTATCGTTTTTGGAAAAACGGAAAACAAGTAGATCCTTTCAAGCAAAAGTTACCTGAAGCAAAACCAATTTCTGATAGTTTAAAAGTTAAATATTTAGATTTTATTGTTCCGATAAAACAGCGATTGGATAACATCTTTTTTATAGAGGCAGAACCAATAGAAAAAGAAAACACAATATCAATAGACCCAATTTTATAATTAAAGTAATGGCATTAAAAGCAACCAATCCTACAAAAACAGATTCTTGGAAGAAGTTATCCTCACATTTTGAATCTATAAAATCTAAGCATTTAAAAGATTTATTTAAATCTGACACTAAAAGAGCCGAAGAATTAACTATAAAATGGGATGACTTCTATGTAGACTTTTCTAAAAACAGAATTACAAAAGAGACTTTAGATCTGTTATTAGCTCTTGCCAATGAGTTGGAATTAAAAGATGCTATAGCAAAATATTTTGAAGGCGACATCATAAATGCTACAGAAGGAAGGGCAGTTTCTCATACAGCTTTAAGAGCTCCAAAAGATGCAGAAGTTTTTGTAGATGGTGTTAATGTAATTCCTGAAGTTCATCTAGTAAAAGATAAAATTAAAAATTTCACGAATTCAATTGTCAATGGTGATCACAGAGGGTATACTGGCAAAGTAATTACTGATGTTGTAAATATTGGTATTGGTGGTTCTGATCTTGGGCCTGCTATGGTCGTAGATTCACTTCAATACTATAAAAACCATCTTCAAACTCATTTTGTTAGTAATGTAGATGGTGACCATCATCAAGAGGTTATAAAAAATCTAGACCCTGAAACGACACTTTTTGTGATTGTTTCTAAAACGTTTACAACTCAAGAAACTTTATCTAATGCAAATTCTATCAGAGCTTGGTTTTTAGAATCGCAACCAAAAGAAGCTGTATCAAAACACTTTGTTGCTGTATCAACAAATATTGAAAGTGTAAAAGAATTTGGTATTGATGAGTCAAATATCTTTCCAATGAAAGATTGGGTTGGTGGACGTTTTTCTCTATGGAGTGCGGTAGGATTATCAATTAGCTTAGCTTTGGGTTATAAGAATTTTGAGAGCCTTCTTATTGGAGCTAATAAAATGGATGAGCATTTTAGAACTTCAGATTTTGATAAAAATATTCCGGTTATTTCAGCATTGTTGACCATTTGGTATAATAATTTCTTTAATGCAGAAAGTGAAGCTATTATTCCATATACGCAATACCTCAATCAGTTTGCGACCTATCTACAACAAGGTATCATGGAAAGTAATGGTAAAAGTGTAGATAGAGATGGTAATAGAATTACCTACGAAACAGGAACTTTAATTTGGGGTGAACCTGGTACAAACTCACAGCATGCTTTTTTTCAATTAATACATCAAGGTACTAAATTGATTCCAGCAGATTTTATTGGTTTTATTGAATCTCTTCATGGTAATAAGGATCATCATAATAAGTTGATGTCTAATTATTTTGCACAAACCGAAGCTTTGATGAATGGAAAAACAGAGGCTGAAGTTCGATCTGAATTTAATGGAAAGTCACTAACAGAAGGCGACATTAATAAACTAACCCCTTTCAAGATATTTGAAGGTAATAAACCAACAACATCAGTCTTAATTCAAAGATTAACACCAGAGAGTTTAGGTAAATTAATAGCTATGTATGAGCATAAAATCTTTGTACAAGGTATTATTTGGAATATATACAGCTACGACCAATTTGGTGTTGAATTAGGTAAACAATTGGCAAAATCTATCTTAAATGAGTTGAACGAAGATACTACTCCTGTACATCACGATGTGTCTACCCAAGCATTGATAGCTTGTTATAAGAATAATTATTAAAATTTGTTAAAAAGTTTTAATAAAATTAATTATGTACACATAAAATTTATTAAATCTATAATTAACTTCGTTTGGTTAAATTGTTAACATTTAGTTAATGGTTTAGCTGTGGTATTGCGTAATTTTGCGCTAATTATAAAACCAATTAACTTAAATTTTATATGAAAAAATTTAATCAACTTTTATGTGTTGTTGTTTTGACATTGTTTACAACATATGCATATGCTCAGAGTACTATCAAAGGAAAGGTTATTGATAGTGATGTAAATTCGCCGCTTCCTGGCGCTAATGTAATTATAAAAGGAACTACAAATGGCGCAATTACAAATTTTGACGGTAATTTTACTTTAACAGCAGAATCTAATTCTGGTGAAATTGTAATTTCTTATGTAGGCTATGTTAGTCAAACTATAGCTTTTAATGGTGACACTGATTTAGGTACAATCGTATTAATGTCTAGCGATGTCGGTTTAGATGAAATTATGATTGTAGCTTCAATAGCTGTGGATAGAAAAACTCCAGTTGCTGTTTCTACAGTAAGAGCTGCAGATATTCAGTTAAAATTAGGAACTCAAGAATTTCCAGAAGTTTTAAAATCAACACCAGGTGTTTATGCAACTAAATCAGGTGGTGGTTTCGGTGATGGTCGTATTAATTTACGTGGATTTAACTCAGAGAATGTTGCTGTTATGATTAACGGTGTACCAGTTAATGATATGGAAAACGGTCGTGTATTCTGGAGTAACTGGGCAGGCTTAGGTGATGTGACAAGTTCTATGCAAGTACAAAGAGGTCTTGGAGCTGCTAGAGTTGCAGTACCTTCTATAGGTGGAACAATCAATATTTTAACTAGTACCACTGATATTGAAGAAGGTGGAAGTGTTATGGCTAGTATTGGTAATGATGGTTACAGAAAATATGGTGTAACGTATTCTACTGGTTTAATGGATAATGGTTTTGCGGCTACAGTTTCAGCGGCAAAAACAGATGGTAACGGTTATGTTGCCGGAACACCATTTAATGCTGTATCTTATTTCTTTAATGTTTCTAAGGAGATTAATGATCAGCACAAATTGTCTTTCACTGCTTTCGGTGCTAAGCAACGTCATGGTCAAAGACAAAACAGACAATTAATTGATACATACAGAAGAAGTGAAGATGGCATTAGATATAACTCTGATTGGGGTTATAAAAATGGTCAATTAACTTCTATTGAGGATAACTTTTATCACAAACCACAAATATCATTAAACCACTATTGGGATCTTAATGACAATACGAGTATCTCAACTGCTGTTTATGCCTCTTTTGGCTCTGGTGGTGGAGGTGGAACTCTAGGAAGTGATAATGAAGCTCCTGGATTTGAAGGAGATGCTAGATTTAAATTTCAAAGTCCAGATTATAGAATAGGTGAATTTGGTCCTTTAGATTTTGATCGTATTGTTGATGAGAATATTGCAAACGGATCTAATGGTTCTAGTGCAGCTTTGAGAGCTTCACGTAATGATCACAATTGGTATGGTGTTTTATCTACTTTGAAAACTGATTTAACAGATGACTTAGTGTTTTTAGCTGGTTTAGATTGGAGAAGTTATACAGGAAAACACTTTAGAGAAGTTACGGATTTATTAGGTGGACAATTCATCATCAATGAAGATAATGAAAATAACCCAACAGGTATTGCAAGAGTTGGTGATAAAATAGCATATAATAACGATGGTTTAGTAGGATGGTTAGGAGCCTTCACACAATTAGAATATGATGTTAATGAAAACTTTAATACGTTTATCTCATTAAATGCGTCTAATACATCTTATAAAAGAAAAGATTACTTTAATTATTTAGATGGTGATCCATTGCAAGAAACTGATCGTTACAATTTCTTCGGTTTTGGTGCTAAAGGTGGTGCTAACTATAGACTTACAAATAACCACAATGTATTTGTTAATTTAGGATATTTTGAAAAAGCAGCAGACTTTGACGCTGTTTTCCCAAGATTCAATAACGAAGACATTAATGCTGAAGCTGAGAATCAAAAAATCTTAAGTTTTGAATTGGGTTATGGTTACAGAAGCGATAAATTATCTGCTAATGTTAACTTATACAGAACAGCTTGGAGAGATAGAACAGAAACAATAGGTTTTCAATTAAGTGCTGATGAAACAGGGTTTGCTAATATTTTAGGAGTAAATGCAGTTCATCAAGGTATAGAAATTGACTTTGTATACAGAGCTACAGATAAATTGAATATTACAGGTATGGCTTCTTTAGGAGACTGGAGATGGGAAGATGATGTAACAGATGTTCAAATTTTAAATGAAGAGCAAGAAGTTGTAAATACCGTTAATTTATTTATTGCAGATACACCTGTTGGTGACGCAGCACAAACGACTATGGCATTAGGATTAGATTATAAATTAGCCGCAGGCACAAGATTTTCTGTAGATTATAATTACTTTGATCGCTTATACGCGGACTTCGATCCTAGTGATAGAGGTGTAGAAAATGCTCCAGACCCGTGGGAAGTTCCTGCTTACGGTGTATTTGATACTGCTTTTACTCATAGTTTTCCATTTGGAAAATTCAAAGCTTCTTTAATAGCTAGAATGAATAATGTATTTAACACTAAATATATAGCTGATGCCTTAGATGGTCCAGGATCAAATGCTGAAACAGCATTAGTTTATTATGGTTTTGGTAGAACATTTAGTTTTGGAGCAACGCTTAAATTTTAAAAAAATAGAAAGATGAAAAGAATAGTTTATTTATTAGCCTTTATTGGCGCAGTCTTTACAGGTTGTAATCCTGTTGAAGACATTAATAACGATCTTGGAGCACAAGACGCGCCAATTGTTGGCGAAGTAGAATATACATTAACTGATGATGACTATGCTGATTTAGAGCTAAGTTTTGGAAACTTTAGTTCTGATGAAGATGCTAGAGTAGCTATACCTGGTTTATTATCGAATAAGTATCCTCATTTTGGTGATGGTTCTTCTGCATTAGTAACTTATAAATTATTTGTAGGTTCTGCAGAAGGTGCAAGTGATCTTACAGGTTCAGATGTTTATGAGTTTTCAAATGCTGATTATGCTACAACTGGTAGTGATGCTTTTGGATTTTACCCTAATGTAGATGCTACAGAGGAAATCCCTGCAGTTTTAGATGCGCAAATTGCAGCACCAACTGAAGGCCAAATTGTCTTAGTAGAATATGATCAATATTTTGAAACTCCTGAAATAGGATTAGCAAATTTGTATAGTGCTGCTTTTCCAGCTGATTACGATAGTTATGAATTGGTATCTGTTTCTGGTCTTGATGAACTTGGTTGGACAGTAGGTTCAGCTAACGTCCAAGGTTCTGGTTTTAATGGTAGTGCAAATGCTGTTGAAGAATGGCTTATATCACCTCAAGTTGATTTAACTGGTGAATCTGATTTATTGTTTCAAATCACACAAGAAATTGATTTCTTAGGCGATGATACATTAATTGATGTTATGGTGTCTACTAACTATACTACAGGTACTGATCCTATGACTGCGACATGGACTGCTTTTGCTTTTGATAAAACAATTTTTGGTAGCTTAACAGCATCAGAAGATTTTGATTTTTCTGCATATGATGGTCAACAGATTCATATAGGACTTAAGTACAGTTCTACAGATTCTGATTCACCAAGATGGAGAGTACAATCTATGGCAATTAAAGCAGTAGGTGTTTCTGGTGATACTGATTCTAAAGGTGAATACTTTGTGTACGAAGGTGGATCATGGGAAGCAGCAGATGATGTATATTATCTAAGTACTTCAGATTATGATTCTATGGGTGAAGAGTTCGGACAACCTGGACGATTCGATAATTTTAGTAGTGGAACACCTGCAGATAATTATTTACCAACATTTTTAAGTATTACATATCCTTTTGCTCAAGAGGAAGATGAAATGTTTGTGATTTACAAGTATTTTTCTAGTAATAGTGGTTTAGGTACAAGAGGTAATCTTTATACGTATACAGATGGTATATGGGTAGGAAGTCAGAGTGTAATAGATACATCATTACAGTTTGGATTAGAAAATGGTATATGGGTACCTGATAATACGATCAGATACTCAATGACAGGTGCAGATTATACTGCAATTGTTTCTGCGTTAGCTAGTGCTTATCCTGATGCTACTGGAAGTATGGATAATTTTGGAAACTTTGATAGACGTCCAGGTAATTCTGCAGAATGGACGGATGCAATGGTATTAGAAGCAATTAACGTAGTCTTAAACATTTTAGATCCTTCAGCAGCTGAAGAACAAAAATATATTGTTACTGTAGATGTTTATACAGGTAGTAATGGATTTGAAGATTTTGCTGTTATTAAAGAAGGTGGAGTTTGGGTCTACCAATAGATTTGAATTTCCAATAGCTTAATATAAAAATAGCCTCTTGATTTTATCAAGAGGCTATTTTTTGTAATCATCTTTTTAAGATTACTCTTTCCAACGAATACTTTCCATAATATGTTTAATATCTTTTTTAAGATATTCTGAAGCTGGATAAATTGAATCGTAATTAGGTTTTGCATAAAAATACAAAGATCCACTTACAAAGTGATTTAGACTGTCCGTAACATAGAATTGAGATTGAGATGCAGCATCGCCACCAATTTCATAAATCATACCATATACTTTGTTTTCAAGATTCAGAAATTCGTTTTGTGCAATTTCATCAGCCTTGATTGTGTGCTTTTGTGTTAGGTTTTGAGCGTCTCTTAAAAGATTGTTTATATTATCATTCTCAACTTTTTTATAAGTTAAAAAAATGGTTGCTTTTAATGAAGGATATTTAACATCAACACCAATAGCATCGCCAGAAGTTTTAACGGAACCAATTGATTCAGTAAGTTCATTTTTTTCAAATGTAAATGGTAAAGGGATAGAAGCTTTTTTGTAGTTCGCTTCAGGATATTCCAATCTTAAAAGAGCTTTTGGTTTAGGGAGTGGATCTTCTCCACAGCCTAAAATAAACCAACTCATTAAAGGTATAATTATTCTTTTCATTTAATAGTATTAATAAGTGTGAGTTTAATCTGTTTTATACGTTTGCGCTCTAAAGCTTCTATAGTAAAAACGTAATTTTCAAAATTTATTTTACTACCTATTCTGGGGAATCCACCAGAAATTTCTAATACAAATCCAGCTAATGTTTCTGCTTCACCTTTTCTAGTTTCAAATTCTTCTATTTCTTCTAATCCAATAATTCTATAGACATCTTTTAGAGGTGTTTTACCATCAAAGCTATAATTATTGTTGTCGATTTTTGTGAAAATTAAATCGTCATCGTCATATTCATCACTAATATCACCAACAATTTCTTCGATAATATCTTCTAATGAGACCAACCCAGAGGTTCCACCATATTCATCAACAACGACGGCAAGGTGTACTTTTTTTGTTTGAAACTCTACCATTAGATCATCAAGCTTCTTATTTTCAGGAACAAAGAAAGGCTCACGTAATATGGATGTCCATTTGAATTTTTTCTTATTCAAATGTGGTAATAAATCCTTTACATAAAGTACACCTTTTATGGTATCTATACTTTCTTCATATACAGGAATTCTAGAATAGCCTTTATCAATAATTTCTTTTATAATAGCTTCAAAGGGTGTTTCAATATTTAAAGCGAATAAGTCCATACGTGGTCGCATCACTTGTTTTGTATCTGTATTACCAAAAGAGACAATACCTTGTAGTAATTTTTGCTCTTCTTGTGTAGTATCTTCATCATTTGTCAATTCTAAAGCTTGAGATAATTGATCTACGCTTAAACTAGAGCGTTGTTTGCCAAAAGTATCTTGTATTTTAAGTGTTACGTAGCGCATAGGTAAACTTATTGGCGAGAAAATAACATCTAATATTTTTAATGGTCTTGCCATAAAAGATGAAAACTGAACACTATTTCTACTTGCATATATTTTAGGAATAATTTCACCGAAGAGTAATATTAAAAATGTAGCAGAAACCACTTCGAGTAAAAATCTAAGAAGATAATTAGTAATACTACTAAAAAGTGTTTCACCAATGTAGGCAAATAATAAAACCACAGCGATATTAATAAAGTTATTTGCAACTAGAATTGTGGCTAATAACTTTTTTGGACGTTCTAAAAGTGTAGCTATGATTTCCATAGGAACAGATTTGTTTTCTTCACCTTCATCAATATTAGATTTAGTTAAAGAAAACAATGCGACTTCAGCTCCAGAAATTAGGGCAGAACAAAGAAGTAAAATAATAAGCAATACAACACTTATAATTAATGACGTATTGATAACTAATAAATTTGAAATTAAAACCGTGGGTTCTGGATCCAAGATAAATTATTTTAGAATGGTAAATCATCATCACCATCTGGTACAACACTATTTTCAGTAGATTGTTGTGGTTTGGCAACTACATTTGGTGTATTAGATTGTTGTGGTTGTTGAGATTCATTTTTAGTATTTAAAAATGTAAACTCATTACATTGTATTTCAGTTGAATAACGATCCATACCTTTATCATCAGTCCATTTTCTGGTCTTTATACGACCTTCTATGTATACTTTATCACCTTTGGATAGATATTTTTCACAAATTTCAGCAGCTTTATTTCTAACCACAATATTATGCCATTCAGTATTGGTAATGCGCTCGTTTGTTAGCTTACTTGTGTAAGTTTCACTTGTTGCTAAAGGAAAACGCCCAACACAATTTTTATCATCGAAATAATGCATTTTCACTTCATCACCTAAGTTTCCAATAAGCATTACTTTATTTAACGTTCCTGCCATAATAATTTTGATTTAGTTTGCAAAGTTACTCTTTTTGTATGTGCTACTTTAAAGTTAATAAAAAAATGTGATTCCTATAAGCCCATAAATTTGAATTCATTTATAAAATCTCCTATAAGTACGGGTACAGGATACTTTGCTAAATTATTAATTGAAATTCCTTGCTCAAGTAATTGCTCTACTTCTATAATCCAGAATTTAGTGTAAAGATGTTGATGTGATAATTTATGAACTTTATCAACTTCGTTATATAATGAATAGTCAAAGTCAATAGATTTGAGAACAGTCATTTCAAGATTTAAAAGATGAAACTCATTTACCTTTAAACTCTTTTTGGATTCAACCAACGGGAACTGATATAGGTTTTGCCAAATACCTTTTCCTGTACGTTTTTCAAAAAGAACATGTTTATTCTTATCTATACAGATTAGAAAATTAAAATATTTATTAGTCACTTTCGTTTTCTTCAATTTAACAGGGAGCGTATTAATTAAATTCTTCTGAAGTGATATGCAACTATTTTTTATTGGGCATATAGAACAATCGGGATTTTTTGGTTTGCATTGTCTTGCACCAAATTCCATAATAGCTTGATTGTATGTTGCTGGTTCAATCATATCAATCAATGATGTAGCAAGTGTTTTGAATTGTTTTATTCCTGCAGTAGAATTTATGGGTGTTTTTATACCAAAATAACGAGATAAGACTCTATATACATTCCCATCTACAACTGCTGTAACTTCATTAAATGCTATAGAGGCAATGGCACTTGCTGTGTAATCACCTACTCCTTTTAGTTTTAATAAGTCATTATAATTGTTAGGAAAAACACCATTAAGCTCGTTAGCAATATATTTAGACGTAGTATGTAAATTTCTTGCTCTAGAGTAGTAGCCAAGTCCTTGCCATAGTTTTAAAATGGATTCTTCTGAGGCATTGGCAAGGTCGAAAACGGTTGGAAATGTCTTAACAAAGCTTTCATAATAAGGTAGTCCTTGTTTTACTTGAGTTTGTTGTAAAATAATTTCTGAAAGCCAAATGAAATAAGGGTTTTGAGTTCCTCTCCATGGTAATTCTCGTTTATGAATTGAGTACCAGTTAATTAGTTCTTTATTGAAATCCATTTATTTTTTTAATGAAGAAGCAAAATTAAATCTTTATCACGTTAAATTTTAATTAATTACGTTTGATTTATTGTAATTAAATTACATATATTTGCATCCCTTAGAATTTATAGTAATCCTAAAACTAATAACAATGACAAAAGCTGATTTGGTGGCTAAAATATCTGATAAATTAGGTATTGAGAAAGGCGACGTACAAGCAACAGTAGAGACTTTTATGGAAGAAGTGAAGACTTCTTTAGAGAGCGGAGATAACGTTTATTTAAGAGGTTTCGGAAGTTTTATTATTAAAACAAGAGCAGAAAAAACTGGTCGTAATATTTCAAAAAATACTACAATAAAAATACCTGCTCACAACATACCTGCTTTTAAGCCTGCTAAAGTATTTTTGGAAGGTGTAAAATCTAATGTTGAAGTAAACTAAAGTATTAAACTAAAATATTAATTAAAAGCATTATTTATTATGCCAAGTGGTAAAAAAAGAAAAAGACACAAGGTAGCGACGCATAAGCGTAAAAAACGTAGACGCGCTAATCGTCACAAAAAGAAATAAATTGTTAAAAGTAGTTTTTCAACTACTTTTTTCAGTTTTAAAGAAACGTTCTTTGATATAGAATTTAGGTGACATTTAATAGAGTGTTACTGAATTTGCTGGATTTTCCGATATTTATCGGAATACCTGTGTCAAATAATTTAGTAAAATCCATCTATCTCAATGAAGAGCTAGATATAAATTAACATTATGAACAAAGAATTAATCGTAAGATCG
Coding sequences within:
- a CDS encoding gliding motility-associated protein GldE codes for the protein MDPEPTVLISNLLVINTSLIISVVLLIILLLCSALISGAEVALFSLTKSNIDEGEENKSVPMEIIATLLERPKKLLATILVANNFINIAVVLLFAYIGETLFSSITNYLLRFLLEVVSATFLILLFGEIIPKIYASRNSVQFSSFMARPLKILDVIFSPISLPMRYVTLKIQDTFGKQRSSLSVDQLSQALELTNDEDTTQEEQKLLQGIVSFGNTDTKQVMRPRMDLFALNIETPFEAIIKEIIDKGYSRIPVYEESIDTIKGVLYVKDLLPHLNKKKFKWTSILREPFFVPENKKLDDLMVEFQTKKVHLAVVVDEYGGTSGLVSLEDIIEEIVGDISDEYDDDDLIFTKIDNNNYSFDGKTPLKDVYRIIGLEEIEEFETRKGEAETLAGFVLEISGGFPRIGSKINFENYVFTIEALERKRIKQIKLTLINTIK
- a CDS encoding single-stranded DNA-binding protein, with translation MAGTLNKVMLIGNLGDEVKMHYFDDKNCVGRFPLATSETYTSKLTNERITNTEWHNIVVRNKAAEICEKYLSKGDKVYIEGRIKTRKWTDDKGMDRYSTEIQCNEFTFLNTKNESQQPQQSNTPNVVAKPQQSTENSVVPDGDDDLPF
- a CDS encoding peptidoglycan DD-metalloendopeptidase family protein, translated to MQLKRLVAITIIAISLYACKEDDSVKKEYQNELAEIVEEEKILEFGFDRNDYEFKRDTIRKGDTFGIILERNNIGYPKIFQIAEKAKDTFDIATKLQVGKPYTLLFSKENEKDSIQKPDTFIYQQTLEDYVVINFKDSIQAYRSRKPITYIEKTATGIIENNISETLEEKGLSQKLAYKMADDIYAWTIDFRRLQKGDRFKVIYTDKYIDDSIYAGVHNVKAAYFEHNGDSLYAFEFETDSIKGIRDYFNENAKNLRRAFLKAPVQFSRISSRYNLKRRIALYGNRIRPHKGTDFAAPVGTPIMATANGTVIESTRRGGNGKYVKIRHNDTYTTQYLHMSKRLVKKGQFVKQGDIIGKVGMTGNTGGPHVCYRFWKNGKQVDPFKQKLPEAKPISDSLKVKYLDFIVPIKQRLDNIFFIEAEPIEKENTISIDPIL
- a CDS encoding choice-of-anchor J domain-containing protein, which encodes MKRIVYLLAFIGAVFTGCNPVEDINNDLGAQDAPIVGEVEYTLTDDDYADLELSFGNFSSDEDARVAIPGLLSNKYPHFGDGSSALVTYKLFVGSAEGASDLTGSDVYEFSNADYATTGSDAFGFYPNVDATEEIPAVLDAQIAAPTEGQIVLVEYDQYFETPEIGLANLYSAAFPADYDSYELVSVSGLDELGWTVGSANVQGSGFNGSANAVEEWLISPQVDLTGESDLLFQITQEIDFLGDDTLIDVMVSTNYTTGTDPMTATWTAFAFDKTIFGSLTASEDFDFSAYDGQQIHIGLKYSSTDSDSPRWRVQSMAIKAVGVSGDTDSKGEYFVYEGGSWEAADDVYYLSTSDYDSMGEEFGQPGRFDNFSSGTPADNYLPTFLSITYPFAQEEDEMFVIYKYFSSNSGLGTRGNLYTYTDGIWVGSQSVIDTSLQFGLENGIWVPDNTIRYSMTGADYTAIVSALASAYPDATGSMDNFGNFDRRPGNSAEWTDAMVLEAINVVLNILDPSAAEEQKYIVTVDVYTGSNGFEDFAVIKEGGVWVYQ
- the gldD gene encoding gliding motility lipoprotein GldD, with product MKRIIIPLMSWFILGCGEDPLPKPKALLRLEYPEANYKKASIPLPFTFEKNELTESIGSVKTSGDAIGVDVKYPSLKATIFLTYKKVENDNINNLLRDAQNLTQKHTIKADEIAQNEFLNLENKVYGMIYEIGGDAASQSQFYVTDSLNHFVSGSLYFYAKPNYDSIYPASEYLKKDIKHIMESIRWKE
- a CDS encoding TonB-dependent receptor, which gives rise to MKKFNQLLCVVVLTLFTTYAYAQSTIKGKVIDSDVNSPLPGANVIIKGTTNGAITNFDGNFTLTAESNSGEIVISYVGYVSQTIAFNGDTDLGTIVLMSSDVGLDEIMIVASIAVDRKTPVAVSTVRAADIQLKLGTQEFPEVLKSTPGVYATKSGGGFGDGRINLRGFNSENVAVMINGVPVNDMENGRVFWSNWAGLGDVTSSMQVQRGLGAARVAVPSIGGTINILTSTTDIEEGGSVMASIGNDGYRKYGVTYSTGLMDNGFAATVSAAKTDGNGYVAGTPFNAVSYFFNVSKEINDQHKLSFTAFGAKQRHGQRQNRQLIDTYRRSEDGIRYNSDWGYKNGQLTSIEDNFYHKPQISLNHYWDLNDNTSISTAVYASFGSGGGGGTLGSDNEAPGFEGDARFKFQSPDYRIGEFGPLDFDRIVDENIANGSNGSSAALRASRNDHNWYGVLSTLKTDLTDDLVFLAGLDWRSYTGKHFREVTDLLGGQFIINEDNENNPTGIARVGDKIAYNNDGLVGWLGAFTQLEYDVNENFNTFISLNASNTSYKRKDYFNYLDGDPLQETDRYNFFGFGAKGGANYRLTNNHNVFVNLGYFEKAADFDAVFPRFNNEDINAEAENQKILSFELGYGYRSDKLSANVNLYRTAWRDRTETIGFQLSADETGFANILGVNAVHQGIEIDFVYRATDKLNITGMASLGDWRWEDDVTDVQILNEEQEVVNTVNLFIADTPVGDAAQTTMALGLDYKLAAGTRFSVDYNYFDRLYADFDPSDRGVENAPDPWEVPAYGVFDTAFTHSFPFGKFKASLIARMNNVFNTKYIADALDGPGSNAETALVYYGFGRTFSFGATLKF
- the mutY gene encoding A/G-specific adenine glycosylase, translated to MDFNKELINWYSIHKRELPWRGTQNPYFIWLSEIILQQTQVKQGLPYYESFVKTFPTVFDLANASEESILKLWQGLGYYSRARNLHTTSKYIANELNGVFPNNYNDLLKLKGVGDYTASAIASIAFNEVTAVVDGNVYRVLSRYFGIKTPINSTAGIKQFKTLATSLIDMIEPATYNQAIMEFGARQCKPKNPDCSICPIKNSCISLQKNLINTLPVKLKKTKVTNKYFNFLICIDKNKHVLFEKRTGKGIWQNLYQFPLVESKKSLKVNEFHLLNLEMTVLKSIDFDYSLYNEVDKVHKLSHQHLYTKFWIIEVEQLLEQGISINNLAKYPVPVLIGDFINEFKFMGL
- a CDS encoding HU family DNA-binding protein; the protein is MTKADLVAKISDKLGIEKGDVQATVETFMEEVKTSLESGDNVYLRGFGSFIIKTRAEKTGRNISKNTTIKIPAHNIPAFKPAKVFLEGVKSNVEVN
- the pgi gene encoding glucose-6-phosphate isomerase, which encodes MALKATNPTKTDSWKKLSSHFESIKSKHLKDLFKSDTKRAEELTIKWDDFYVDFSKNRITKETLDLLLALANELELKDAIAKYFEGDIINATEGRAVSHTALRAPKDAEVFVDGVNVIPEVHLVKDKIKNFTNSIVNGDHRGYTGKVITDVVNIGIGGSDLGPAMVVDSLQYYKNHLQTHFVSNVDGDHHQEVIKNLDPETTLFVIVSKTFTTQETLSNANSIRAWFLESQPKEAVSKHFVAVSTNIESVKEFGIDESNIFPMKDWVGGRFSLWSAVGLSISLALGYKNFESLLIGANKMDEHFRTSDFDKNIPVISALLTIWYNNFFNAESEAIIPYTQYLNQFATYLQQGIMESNGKSVDRDGNRITYETGTLIWGEPGTNSQHAFFQLIHQGTKLIPADFIGFIESLHGNKDHHNKLMSNYFAQTEALMNGKTEAEVRSEFNGKSLTEGDINKLTPFKIFEGNKPTTSVLIQRLTPESLGKLIAMYEHKIFVQGIIWNIYSYDQFGVELGKQLAKSILNELNEDTTPVHHDVSTQALIACYKNNY